The Methylomusa anaerophila genome has a segment encoding these proteins:
- a CDS encoding MBL fold metallo-hydrolase, whose protein sequence is MQIHVLASGSTGNAIFVEMNQTKLLVDAGISARRIKNSLDSLGTRVEDIDGVLITHEHHDHVSGLTTLLKKYRLPAYANPDTWLAMSCRQALPDECCLSFKDSLDIGEMKIEPFSISHDAADPVGYSLYCGEIKCSVATDLGFVTPEVKQSLSLSDVVVLESNHDLDMLKKGSYPWPLKKRIMGNKGHLANTDAGWTLARLPRKARTDVFLAHLSQENNRPDLAANTVGGILAEQRIKLGEEITLHLTYPDRIAGIK, encoded by the coding sequence ATGCAAATTCATGTTTTGGCCAGCGGCAGTACGGGTAATGCTATATTTGTGGAAATGAATCAAACCAAGCTGCTCGTGGATGCCGGCATCAGCGCCAGACGAATCAAAAATTCTCTGGATTCTCTTGGAACCCGCGTTGAGGATATTGACGGAGTGCTCATTACTCACGAACATCATGATCATGTTAGTGGCTTGACCACTTTGCTAAAAAAATACCGCCTGCCGGCTTATGCCAATCCAGATACCTGGCTGGCAATGAGTTGCCGCCAAGCGTTACCTGACGAATGCTGCCTAAGCTTTAAAGACAGCCTTGACATTGGGGAGATGAAAATTGAACCTTTCAGCATTTCCCACGATGCCGCAGACCCTGTGGGCTATTCTCTTTATTGCGGCGAAATCAAGTGCAGTGTGGCTACCGACTTGGGATTCGTTACTCCGGAAGTGAAGCAGTCGCTGTCCCTGTCGGACGTCGTGGTGCTGGAATCCAATCATGATCTCGATATGCTTAAGAAAGGGTCCTATCCCTGGCCTTTAAAAAAACGCATCATGGGTAATAAAGGGCATTTGGCCAATACCGACGCCGGCTGGACGCTTGCCCGCCTGCCGCGCAAGGCGCGTACCGACGTTTTTCTGGCCCATTTAAGCCAGGAAAACAACCGGCCTGATCTTGCCGCAAATACCGTAGGCGGCATTCTGGCCGAGCAGAGAATCAAGCTTGGTGAAGAAATTACACTCCATTTAACTTACCCTGACCGTATTGCCGGTATAAAATAG
- a CDS encoding S1C family serine protease: protein MKRLKRLTPYIVVSLISIMIGVTLVGCGGGPSGNPQAGDTSFMNQLKPPTAQAQVSEARNTPIVKAVQAVGSTVVGITNKAVARDFFNRKVVVEQGVGSGVIFDANGYIVTNNHVVEGAAEIVVSLADGRTVNGTVVGTDPATDLAVVKIEASDLPVATLGDSDSLMVGEPAIAIGNPLGLEFKGTVTVGVISAVNRTLDFGDRRFKLIQTDAAINPGNSGGALVNADGVVVGINSSKISATGVEGIGFAIPVNTARPILQSLIDKGRVIRAYLGIGALDKNTAAKYGYELNIEKGIYLAKVYPNGPAAKVGIQEGDVILSVAGTETNSVPDLRAVLDNQQVGSRVAVVIQRNGRTQTINVALEEMPQQQ, encoded by the coding sequence ATGAAGCGTTTAAAGCGATTAACACCTTATATTGTAGTTTCCCTGATTAGCATAATGATTGGCGTAACTTTAGTCGGTTGCGGCGGGGGCCCAAGCGGTAACCCGCAAGCCGGTGACACTTCGTTTATGAATCAATTGAAGCCGCCGACCGCTCAGGCGCAAGTGTCGGAAGCACGTAATACTCCTATTGTCAAAGCGGTTCAGGCTGTAGGTTCGACAGTTGTTGGGATTACCAACAAGGCTGTCGCCCGGGACTTTTTCAACCGGAAAGTCGTGGTGGAACAAGGTGTTGGTTCAGGCGTAATTTTTGACGCCAATGGCTATATTGTTACCAACAATCATGTGGTGGAAGGCGCTGCTGAAATTGTTGTCTCCCTTGCTGACGGGCGCACTGTCAATGGAACAGTGGTTGGTACAGACCCGGCCACCGATCTGGCCGTGGTAAAGATTGAGGCTTCCGATCTGCCGGTCGCAACGCTGGGAGACTCCGATTCATTAATGGTAGGCGAACCCGCTATCGCCATTGGCAATCCTCTCGGCCTTGAGTTTAAAGGAACGGTAACTGTTGGTGTGATCAGCGCTGTTAATCGGACTTTGGATTTTGGCGACCGCCGTTTTAAGCTTATCCAGACTGATGCCGCCATCAATCCTGGTAATTCCGGTGGCGCACTGGTAAATGCAGACGGTGTGGTCGTTGGGATCAACAGTTCCAAAATCTCCGCAACCGGTGTGGAAGGCATCGGTTTCGCAATACCTGTCAACACCGCCAGACCCATCCTGCAGTCGCTCATTGATAAAGGCCGCGTAATAAGGGCCTACCTTGGTATCGGGGCTCTTGACAAGAATACTGCGGCCAAATATGGCTATGAACTGAATATTGAAAAAGGAATATACCTGGCGAAAGTATATCCCAACGGCCCTGCGGCCAAAGTCGGCATCCAGGAGGGGGATGTTATTCTGAGCGTCGCCGGTACTGAGACCAATAGCGTACCCGACCTTCGGGCCGTACTTGACAACCAGCAGGTAGGAAGCCGCGTAGCCGTTGTTATACAGCGGAACGGGCGGACCCAGACCATTAATGTGGCCCTGGAAGAAATGCCGCAACAGCAGTAA
- a CDS encoding MFS transporter, which yields MNLTCNNSKNSSNIRWFILADILLGTFMATLDSSIVNVALPTISTQLNVTLSIVQWIVVSYLLAIASLLPIFGRLADMWGRSKVYSIGFLVFTLGSVLCGLCNAIGMLVGMRVLQAVGASMMMATNQAIIVSSFPVSERGRALGLLGTFVALGSLTGPALGGFLVSWVGWRYIFYVNVPIGIIGYLLAKIVLPADKDKKEVSFDYKGSILFTMSLIGILFAVNDGNVFGWSSPIILGSLFLGVILLAVFTLVELRMENPLINFSIYRNRVFMLGNFSAFLNFAATFANAILMPFYLQNVLHYSGFRVGLMMAFLPICMAITAPLSGYGSDKFGPIWFATGGLLFNTLGYLFLLSVTTHSTFWGIIPSLILVGVGTGMFQPPNNSFVMSSVSKDQIGIVNGLNALIRNLGMIMGASLSVLILERLQATILSGIANPTQIQMDSSFVEAFHIVMAFLAGISVCAAIISFSRKNYISLKDGLQE from the coding sequence ATGAATTTAACGTGTAATAATAGCAAGAACTCTTCCAATATTCGTTGGTTCATTTTAGCGGATATTTTATTGGGTACATTTATGGCTACTTTGGATAGCAGTATTGTTAATGTTGCTTTACCTACTATTTCCACTCAATTGAATGTTACGTTATCTATTGTGCAGTGGATCGTTGTTTCCTATCTGCTGGCTATTGCAAGTCTGTTGCCGATCTTTGGCCGCCTGGCTGATATGTGGGGTAGAAGCAAAGTTTACTCCATAGGTTTTCTTGTTTTTACGTTGGGGTCAGTGCTTTGCGGATTGTGCAATGCTATCGGAATGCTTGTGGGAATGCGAGTTCTTCAAGCAGTTGGAGCTTCTATGATGATGGCTACGAATCAAGCTATTATCGTATCTAGTTTTCCCGTTAGCGAAAGGGGTCGGGCATTAGGTTTGCTGGGTACTTTTGTTGCCTTGGGTTCACTTACCGGACCGGCACTGGGTGGATTTTTAGTAAGCTGGGTAGGCTGGCGATATATTTTTTATGTCAATGTGCCAATAGGAATCATTGGCTATTTGTTGGCAAAAATTGTTTTACCTGCCGATAAAGATAAAAAAGAAGTATCCTTTGATTACAAAGGAAGTATTCTTTTTACTATGAGTTTAATAGGAATACTATTTGCGGTTAATGACGGAAATGTTTTTGGCTGGAGTTCACCTATTATTCTTGGCTCTTTATTCTTGGGAGTTATATTGCTGGCGGTTTTCACCCTGGTGGAACTTCGGATGGAAAATCCCTTGATAAATTTCAGTATTTATCGCAACCGTGTTTTTATGTTAGGCAACTTTTCTGCGTTTCTCAATTTTGCCGCCACTTTTGCTAATGCGATTCTCATGCCCTTTTACTTACAGAATGTCTTGCATTATTCTGGTTTCCGAGTGGGACTCATGATGGCTTTTTTACCTATTTGTATGGCAATTACAGCACCGCTCAGCGGGTATGGTTCTGATAAGTTCGGTCCAATATGGTTTGCTACCGGTGGTTTGCTGTTTAATACATTAGGCTATCTGTTTCTGTTGTCTGTTACAACCCATTCAACTTTTTGGGGAATTATCCCCAGTCTTATTTTGGTGGGTGTGGGAACTGGCATGTTTCAGCCTCCCAATAATAGCTTTGTTATGAGTTCGGTCAGCAAAGATCAAATCGGGATAGTAAATGGCCTGAATGCACTAATACGAAACCTGGGTATGATCATGGGGGCATCCTTATCGGTGTTGATTCTTGAAAGATTGCAAGCCACAATATTATCAGGGATAGCCAACCCTACGCAAATTCAGATGGACAGTAGCTTTGTGGAAGCTTTTCACATTGTTATGGCTTTTCTGGCCGGAATCTCTGTATGTGCCGCAATTATTTCTTTTAGCAGGAAAAATTATATTTCGTTAAAAGATGGATTACAAGAATAG
- the rlmH gene encoding 23S rRNA (pseudouridine(1915)-N(3))-methyltransferase RlmH has protein sequence MKITIVTVGKIKEKYLTAGIQEYLKRLTPHCRLDIVELNEERMPDNPSPAEKAQAISREGERIQKSIRPGTHLIVLDVAGQMLSSEQLAAKFDTLALAGQSDLTFVIGGAFGLSPDVLAAAKERLSFSRMTFTHQMIRLLLVEQIYRAFKISRGEPYHW, from the coding sequence ATGAAAATCACTATTGTCACAGTCGGCAAAATTAAAGAGAAGTATCTTACTGCAGGCATTCAGGAATATCTCAAACGTCTGACACCTCACTGCCGGCTGGACATTGTTGAATTAAATGAAGAGCGTATGCCCGACAACCCTTCCCCCGCCGAGAAGGCCCAGGCTATCTCGCGGGAAGGCGAGCGCATACAAAAAAGCATCCGCCCCGGCACCCATCTCATCGTTCTCGATGTGGCCGGCCAGATGCTTTCCTCCGAACAACTTGCCGCCAAATTTGACACCCTGGCCCTTGCCGGACAAAGCGACCTCACCTTTGTCATCGGCGGGGCCTTTGGCCTTTCCCCCGACGTATTGGCGGCAGCGAAAGAAAGGCTGTCTTTTTCAAGGATGACGTTTACACATCAGATGATAAGGCTGCTGCTGGTGGAGCAGATTTACCGGGCGTTTAAGATTAGTCGGGGGGAACCTTATCACTGGTAA